The following are encoded in a window of Haliotis asinina isolate JCU_RB_2024 chromosome 14, JCU_Hal_asi_v2, whole genome shotgun sequence genomic DNA:
- the LOC137260869 gene encoding uncharacterized protein — protein sequence MKKLSPNCDNSIPYIGSTSHHIRRLLKQQANIDVTFQTGNAIQNPLQATGRSIASQKPEPAGVVYHIECDCGTTYVGETSRPLIHRLKEHQTSVSKQDSKSAIADHTRDHPNHSINLNNIKILEKHQSHYKIRKLLEALHIMKTEPAINR from the exons ATGAAAAAGCTGAGTCCCA attgtGATAACAGCATCCCGTACATTGGATCAACTAGCCACCACATCCGCAGACTCCTGAAACAACAGGCCAACATCGACGTCACCTTCCAAACAGGCAACGCCATCCAGAACCCACTGCAAGCAACAGGCAGGTCCATAGCATCCCAGAAGCCAGAACCAGCAGGTGTAGTGTACCACATTGAATGTGACTGTGGCACCACTTATGTTGGTGAAACCTCCAGACCCCTCATCCACAGactgaaggaacaccagacatcAGTTAGTAAACAGGACTCCAAATCAGCCATTGCCGACCACACCAGAGACCATCCAAACCACTCCATCAACTTGAACAACATCAAGATCTTAGAAAAGCACCAATCACACTACAAAATCCGCAAGCTACTAGAGGCACTCCACATCATGAAGACTGAACCAGCGATCAACAGATGA